CCGAACTCATGTGGTCGGCCAACCGGCTGCTGTCGGCCCTGCAGATCTGGCTGCGTGCCCGCCAGCGTGGCGCACGCGCGCTCGAACTGCAATGGACGCTCGACCTCAAGCGCTTCAACGGCGTGAACCTGCCGCCGCACCAGCAGGTCACCGTGCGCACGGCCGAGCCCACGCAGGACATGGCGCACCTGCGCCGCCTGCTGTCCGAAAAACTGGCCCTCACCACGCTGGCCGCGCCCGCGAGCTGGCTCAGGCTGCGCACGCTCGAAACCGATCCGTGGACCGGCGCCAGCACCAGCTTTCTGCCGGAAGACAACCGCAGGGGCGACAGGCTGCACGAGATGGTCGAGCGGCTCAGCGTGCGGCTCGGAGCGCAGCAGGTGGTGGTGCCGTCGGCACAGGCCGACCACCGGCCCGAACGCAAGCAGGCATGGCGGCCCGCGCTGCAGAAAGAAAAGGAGAAGGCGCCCGGCGACAAGGTTCGCAAGGAGGCAAAGGCTGCCAGGGCCGCGGCTTCGCAGCCCGATGCCATCTACCCGCCATGGCTGCTGCCCGAACCGCTGCTGCTCGAAATGGACGGTGAGCGCCCGTGCTATCGCGGCCCGCTGAGCAGGCTGATCGGGCCGCAGCGTGTCGAGACGGGCTGGTGGGGCGACAAGGAAGACGGCGGCCAGCCCGCGATGCGCGACTACTACGTCGCGGAAAGCCCCGAGGCCGGGCTGGTTTGGATCTTTCGCGAGCGGCCTGCCGCGCGCTTTTCTTCCGGCGAGGTGCGCTGGTATCTGCAGGGGTTCTATGCCTGACCTGAGCGGCAAGCAACTGCGCGGGCGCAACTCGGCCAAGGTGCATGCGCTGCCGTTGCCGCTGCGCAAAAAAGCCGCGCCGACGCTGCCGGACTATGCCGAACTGCATTGCCTGACCAACTTCAGTTTCCAGCGGGGAGCCTCGACGCCGGAGCAGATGGTGGAGCGGGCCTACCAGCTCGGCTATACCGCGCTCGCCATTACCGACGAATGCTCGGTGGCGGGCATCGTGCGGGCCCATGTGGCTTTGCGCGACCTGCCGGCGAAGCTGGCCGAGCATGAGCGCGAGCATCCCGACGAGCCGGAGATTCCGCGCAATTCTGCTTTTCGCCTGCTGTTCGGCAGCGAGTTCCGGTTCGAGCGCTTCAAGCTCGTGGTGATCGCGAACGACACCGAGGGTTGGGGCAACCTGTGCGAGTTCATCACCGCCGCGCGCAACACCGAGCTGCCC
This is a stretch of genomic DNA from Variovorax paradoxus. It encodes these proteins:
- a CDS encoding Y-family DNA polymerase, with amino-acid sequence MHWIALRWSLDADTPDAPVLPTPEALGWWALRYTPHVAWQDEALMLEVSACERLWGGRLQLMRQLLADNPAPDVRMQGAQGATSLIALARLRLFVRQEKRPQDVPAGLPLDTLSAAREHLDLLARLGCRTWGEVAALPRGGLTRRFGAGLREALDAAWGLRPESHAWLTLPDVFEQKLELPALAETAPELMWSANRLLSALQIWLRARQRGARALELQWTLDLKRFNGVNLPPHQQVTVRTAEPTQDMAHLRRLLSEKLALTTLAAPASWLRLRTLETDPWTGASTSFLPEDNRRGDRLHEMVERLSVRLGAQQVVVPSAQADHRPERKQAWRPALQKEKEKAPGDKVRKEAKAARAAASQPDAIYPPWLLPEPLLLEMDGERPCYRGPLSRLIGPQRVETGWWGDKEDGGQPAMRDYYVAESPEAGLVWIFRERPAARFSSGEVRWYLQGFYA